One Triplophysa dalaica isolate WHDGS20190420 chromosome 1, ASM1584641v1, whole genome shotgun sequence DNA segment encodes these proteins:
- the mettl4 gene encoding N(6)-adenine-specific methyltransferase METTL4 encodes MSIVVGNSWGWLLDSGSLKDQSCVCSCDGNQAKYFKCTFKREYFNILKPHIQVKQDVLKNPDTQSAENCEHANIDLKKRKKRKRKKSDLNTGEIEAQDYHEKIQSVVLEGSRALVEAGRRCGYWTEVLPSVTSEPVPAQECRLAAFCDMAKQLPFTDDWIPAPVQTLNRDDLDAPLDLFNYITENPYDITYEVTLMSERYLLPPRSHFLMSDITHIHPLVNNGDKYDLIVLDPPWENKSVKRSNRYSSLASSQIKQLPVPALSSPGCAVVTWVTNRAQHRRFVREELYPHWGVEVIAEWFWVKVTRMGEFVFPLDSQHKKPYEVLVLGRYRTEDAVRTSAQEEIPRQRLLLSVPSILHSHKPSLSAVLKPYIGSDPKCLELFARSLQSDWTSWGNEVIKFQHSDYFSRQRVEDPHCTFETAGATTGFC; translated from the exons ATGTCTATCGTTGTTGGCAACAGTTGGGGCTGGCTGTTAGACTCCGGCTCGCTCAAAGATCAGAgctgtgtttgttcatgtgaTGGGAATCAGGCAAAATACttcaaatgtacttttaaaagagaatattttaatatattaaagccTCACATTCAAGTTAAacaagatgttttaaaaaacccAGATACGCAAAGTGCTGAGAATTGCGAGCATGCAAACATTGATCTGAAAAAACGAAAG aagCGCAAGAGAAAAAAGTCTGATCTCAATACTGGAGAGATAGAGGCACAGGACTATCATGAAAAG ATCCAGTCAGTGGTTCTGGAGGGTTCTCGGGCTCTCGTGGAAGCTGGCCGTCGGTGTGGTTACTGGACAGAAGTTTTGCCCTCGGTGACATCTGAACCCGTCCCGGCCCAGGAGTGCAGGCTGGCTGCATTCTGTGACATGGCCAAACAGCTTCCGTTCACAGATGATTGGATACCGGCACCAGTGCAGACACTGAACAGAGACGACCTGGACGCACCGCTTGACTTATTCAATTACATCACCGAGAATCCGTATGACATCACTTATGAGGTCACATTAATGAGCGAGAGGTATCTGTTGCCCCCTCGCAGCCACTTTCTGATGTCtgacatcacacacatacatccaCTAGTCAACA ATGGAGACAAATATGACCTTATAGTCCTTGATCCACCATGGGAGAACAAATCCGTAAAAAGAAGCAACAG GTACAGTTCCCTGGCGTCCTCTCAGATCAAGCAGCTTCCCGTGCCGGCCTTGAGCTCTCCGGGTTGTGCGGTGGTGACGTGGGTAACTAACCGGGCGCAGCACCGGCGTTTCGTCAGAGAGGAGCTTTACCCTCACTGGGGAGTGGAAGTGATAGCGGAATGGTTTTGGGTCAAG GTGACCCGGATGGGTGAGTTTGTGTTTCCCCTGGACTCCCAGCACAAGAAGCCTTATGAAGTTCTGGTGCTCGGCAGGTATCGCACAGAGGACGCTGTCAG GACTTCAGCGCAGGAGGAGATTCCACGTCAAAGACTTCTGCTCAGCGTCCCCTCAATCCTTCATTCCCATAAACCTTCACTGTCAG CTGTGTTGAAGCCTTACATTGGCTCCGATCCTAAGTGTTTAGAGCTGTTTGCTCGAAGTCTCCAATCTGATTGGACCAGCTGGGGAAATGAGGTCATCAAGTTTCAGCACAGCGATTATTTTAGCAGACAGAGAGTCGAGGATCCACACTGCACGTTTGAGACAGCAGGTGCGACGACCGGATTCTGTTAA